ATTCGAATTCCCAGATCCCTTAAACGCaacatgccttttttttccttcaacatttgaatatgtaaaagATTTAAGCAAGgacaacaacataaaaagaaaagaataaaaaaaaggtcaatggTGCCGATGCTGTgggcgacctctgaccttttcccTGCGTATGAGCTCGAAGGCGGCGAGCAGCTCGCCGGCGTTCCTGTTCCCCTGGCGAATCGGGAACCAGGCGAGACGGGGCGAGGGCGTCAGGGTGGGCTGGCACACACAGCGGCCCATGAATTCATCCACACCctgggaaatgaaaacaatattccCAAATATAATCTTGACATGTGAAATATgcctttgataaaaaaaagtagacGCTCACGTATGTGTCCTCGTCGTAGAGCTCCACGACGACGTTGGGCGGGTTGGCCATCGTGGCCTCGGGGTCTCCGAAGATCTCCAGCTCGTAGATGATGAGCGTCTGGTCCCAGGTGGGATTCAGAGTGTTCCGCACCGTCACCGTCCGCTGGGACTGATGGAGGAACGACACCACGGCGTAGGGatctggagagaagaagaagaagaagaagaagagaaggtaACGAGAAGCTGCAGGCATCCAGAGATTGAACCGTTTGATTCGACGGGAATCACGAGTTTGGAATTCCTTCCTGAAAAACCACGAGTCGTCCTCAGATTCACCGACGTCTCTTGAACGGAACTTCATTATTCTTCAAAGAGACGATTCCGGCGGTTTTCCACGTTGCAGCACATTAACTTCAAAATCCCGACCACTTCAAAACGTTACTGCAGAACATTTTCCGAGGAATGCGGCGCTGTCGCTACGGATTCATTAAGAGGCAgccatcgttttttttttttacataattacaGTTCAGAATATATGTCACGATTATTTCCTCCTACGAGGAAGTTGTTTGTCTTGGCAGCGATCCGGACAAATCCGGGAATTTTTCTTATCACTTTCTACCAATTTCCCAGTTTATATTTCATGGAtcttggaaaaataaagaaaaatctcaGATATGTTTAGTGGACTGATATTCAGTGTGAGCGATTTGGTAAGGATCCAAATAAAATCCGGATCAGGTGGATGTAAatgttttcagacgtgaacgccggaaaatgttcagaaaattgggtccggactTTTGGACGGCAGCAAAGTCACAGTGCGTCCGGTTTTCACAAGGCTCTGACTGACGTTCCCTACGATGCAGGCGAAGAGGGATGAGGTAATTGTTGGAGCCAGGGAATTCTGGGTCCTGACAAGTATAGCagtatgaacgtgtgtgtgtgtgtgcgtgcgtgtgtgtgtccacactaTCTCGCCGTCCCACTCGGTGACATCAGCAGCTTGGGAATGCCGAGCTTGAGACGGAGGGCTGGGAACGCCGCTCGGAGCGGTTTGTTATTCCAGGTCACAACCACTCCGCTCCAaggtaacacgcacacacacgcactcacacacacacacacacacacacacacacacacacacacgtatgtacagttacacacacacagacagacgagaAGTTTATTATTCCAGGCCGAGTAAAGAGTCTCTGTGGAGCCGTTAGCATCAGAGTAAACAGAAGCTAAGTTGCATTTTCCCACCAGCCCTCAATTAACCCtggaggtgacacacacacacacacacacacacacacacacacacacacacacacacacacacacacacacacacacacacacacacacacacacacgtagactTACATAACCCCCCTgggctgtttgtgttgctgtttataTGAGGTAATGGACTGTTGGGAATGGACATAATTGAATGGGTCACCACgggtggtgggtggtgtgtgtgtgtgtgtgtgtgtgtgtgtgagagagagagagagaggaagcagcagtAGTCAGGACCCCAGGCCGCGGAGGAACATAAACACAACGAAAACTGGgaagagggacggagagagagagaaggatgggaaagacagagggagggaaaatgaagagagggagagagagattcaggAAATAacccagaaagaaagaaagaaagaaagacttgGGTCTCTAATCATGGCCCACCAGACTCACCAGATTAACGCACAACTGAAGCCCATCAATCAATTCTACTCATCCAttcaactctgtgtgtgtgtgtgtgtgtgtgtgtcggaggtCCAGGTATTGCTCATGTTGTGAGGACCTACtgtaaatcaaatgtgtttgtggggACGTCCATACGCGGAAAAAAATGTTAGTCCTGATAACAAACATCAGATTTAAAGTTAGTGTTAGAGTacgagtatgtgtgtgtgtgtgtgtgtagctaacAAGGGTGAGTCAAGGCGAGTGATCGTGATTTATCGTTTCAGTCTTTTGCCAGGATGCtgctgccctctctctctctctctctcagtgtgtttgtgtgtgtgtgtgtgtgtgtgtgtgtgtctctctccctccctccatctccatcatctatcatttctctcctccgtctattcatccctctctttttaAAGCTACGTCTCTGTTTCTAAATCTGAGTCTGCGGTGGGTGTctgattaacacacacacacacacacacacacggtggtcATAGTTTCCacgatgtttctttttttctgtctttactAAGTCTGAGGTACCATTTACCagttttcacacacattcagcgtTTCCGCCACCAGGCAGCGCAGTTCAGCAGCATCAACACTGATCAGTGATCAGACTCACCTGAGAAACTGTCTTTGTCCAGCGCCAGCAGGTCTCTGGCCTGGTACAGGTAGCAGCGCAGGTGGTAGCGGGtgccacctacacacacacacacacacacacatcattatattgaccaaaaataacaaagatgCTATAGATAAAAGCTGAGCGAAAGAGGCACAGGAGAGGATGCGATAACGTTTGTCGTCTTACAGTCGAAGAAACAGGAGATGGTCGGTCTGTTGACGCCGAACGTGGTCGTGACCGACCGGTCGTCACTCTTGTCCTCGATGCTgctctgtgggaggaagaggagggtgagggacGAAGGTCACACTCAGAAAGAACAGTTGAAAGAAAACcacatgaaaataaaggaaTGACATTGCAACAGCTTCTTTCTGCAGGAACCTTCACAATAAGAGAGGGGTTTTGATTCCCTGCTCCCCACACTACATGGCCAAAAGTCTGTGGACACCTCGTCCTCCCCCTCACCAGAGAACACTCCAGAGCGAAGATGGCCGCAGGACCCGTCTTCTCCAGAGGAACCATGCGGCAGCGCCAGCGGCGCCGCCTGAAGCTGTCCGTCTTCCTCGGCTTCAGGTGGAACTTCCAGCCGAACAGCGAGGCGTACTCCCAGCCTTCCCGCTCCGCCTCGTCCGGACGCTGCTGTggacggacacacggacacacacacacagtaaagttCATTTATCATCCTAAACAAACATGTAATATCAGACGTCAGGATGTAAACAAgtgtaaatgtacatttcaaTGTCTCTCTTGCTCATTTGCACAACCACAGCTCTATCTAGTGGCGACTTGATGGAACttccacattattattatatgaaaatTCGGTGATCGACTGTAGAAGGTGAGGAatatttaaggaaaaaaaaaaaaaaaatatgatctaCGTATATCTCCACACACTCTGTCgccctttgtctctgtcttcattcaattcattttaaactttattagTAAGATTTTAATGTCAAATCATGAGTCTggtgatgtatatatatatatatatatatagagtatagagtgtgagtgtgtgtgtgtgtgtgtgtgtttaccttccTGAGGGCGTCCATCTTCTGTTGGTCTCGCCGTCTCATGCGGATCCACCTCCTCCGTCTGTTGGTGTGGTACATCTTCTCTGCCGGGACCCAGGACTTGGGCCGGCGGTCCGGAGGGATGGGGATACCGTACTCCCagcctggagacacacacacacacacacacacacacacacacacacacactgttacttGTCTGTGTGAAGTTTGGCTGTTGTtgaagatgttttcatgttggtgTTCACCTTGATCGTCCACGGCTCTGTTGAGATCTTCGctccactccacctcctcccacgtCCAACCCGGGGGACAGTCCACTTCGTCCTTCGGCACCGCCTTCTCCCCGTTCTGACAATACAAACGTTGTTAGGTTTTTacagagacgacacacacacatgcacacacacacacgcaccacgtCGGTGTATCCCTCCGGCATGCCGATCCACTGTCCGCCCGGTAACCTCATCTGGTTTTCAAACACTTCCTCTGTGAAGGTCATGTGACCGGCGTCCACGTCGTACAGCAGCCTGAGGGtttgtcagcacacacacacacacacacacacacacgttgacacacaaacacaaccaagcACACATAATACAACAACGAGGGAACAACAATGAACAATTATcacatttttgataaaaaacacaatgattggaaatgattgttttttcaaatattttgtagttttttttaaatttttagtattttagtattttgtAGTTTGCTTGAGTTTTCTGTAGTATTTTTGGTACTATTCTCTAGTATTTAGTAATATTCTGCAGTATTTTGTAGTCTTTTTGTAGTATTCTTTAGTTTTCTTTAGCATTTTagagtatttttttgttttctggtaCTTTCTTCTAGTTTTCTGTAGTATTCTGTAGTATTTCAGAGTTTTTTGTAGTATTCTGTAGTCTTTTGAGCATACTTATTTTGAACCTTAtaattttctaaaaataaaatgataaacattGTTTAAGATTCAAAAAGACTGAtagtattatcattattaatactATTATATATGGTGACAGCCTccataacagtgtgtgtgtgtgtgttaacctgtgaacacacactcacgtctTCTCGGGGCTGATGAACCAGTCCCCGTCCCAGCTCCAGCCGGGGGACGGTTTAAAACTCTCCTTGGGCAGTTTGACTCTCCCAGTGACGTCGCTGAACTTGGGGTAGGTGAGACCTGTGGTGCCCCAGCTGCCCACCAGGGCGAGTCGGGTCTGGTTCTCatactgcagagagagagagagagagggagagagggagagcctgagcttcagatcacacacacacacagacacacacacacacagacacacagcaggagTGTGTGACTCACCGTCTCAGTGAACACCGACAGCTTCCCTTCGGCGTATTGGTTGAAGTGTTTGACGTCCGCAGCCAATCCGAACCAGACTTTGACCCTGAGCTGACCGGGAAGTTTGGCCTCTCCACCGCTGCCCTGCggacactgaacaaaacacacacacacacacacacgtcagacagactgtgtgtgtgtgtgtgtgtgtgtgtgtgcctgcgtgtgtctGCGTACCTTGAGGAACACGGTCTGCAGCTGTCCGCAGTGTTTCCCACAGTGCTCCTGGGAGAAGAGGACCGTGTGCGCCGGGATGCGGTGGTAAGCGACCCGCCGGTCGCCCTGCAGCATCCAGATCACTATGTCGGGAAGACTGTTCTGAGGCtgggcgacacacacacacacacacacacacacacacacacacacacacagatagagagagagagtatttaTAATGTcaggaacattttcctgaggagtttatggttcaatctctagtttcaagtcttcttcaatacatgatgttccTTTTGTACATTCTGGTTAATTaagagtcaaatagaccataaagcactgGATATTTTGGGGGCTCAGCGGCGGCGCTCACCTCCTCGGCCATGGTGCGCAGACGGTTGGCCCAGTCCTCCGCCTGCTCCAGCACCGTGGACAGCTCCGTGGCCTCGCCGTCTTTGAGGGCGAGCGCCGCCTCCGAGATCTGCTGCAGGTGCAGAGTGCGGACGTGCCTCAGCGAGCGGTCGAGCGGCGTCGTGCACTGCCACTGGTCGAGCGGGGGCAGCTCCTCACtgcggcgagagagagagcgcgagagtgtgagagagagaaggagatgaaaCATGTTGAACGTGTGAGTCAGGTGGTGTTGTTCACCTGCAGTCTGCGATGACCTGATCCAGCAGCTCCATCACTCgcagctccacctcctccaggtcacttcctgtcttcacCTCCAGCTGCACCCGCTGCAGGTTCGcctcctggacacacacacacacgaacatgcTCTTACTATGAAGGTCTTTAAACTGGGAACaagagcacacacaaacacattgaataAACAGTCACCAGTCTGTGGATGATCTCCAGCAGCATGTTGAGAGCCTCGATCCTCGGCCGGATGTCCTCCCACTCCGAGGACACGACCACCACCGGCTTCACGTTCCCCCACGGCAGGTAGTAGTAGTGGCAGcctgggagacacacacacaaacaaacaaatacataaacagtCGTTATTATGGAAATCATCATGAGCATCACTAAGACAAATTCTGCAgcgaatttttcttttttttgtcactgcagctttttaattttggggttttttgttttgttttccctgagatacaattctttgttttttaaattgataacaatattttttaaacaaaaacaccccaaaaaatccaAGTTTGTCATCATTAGGTTtcttgtgaaaaaaaggaaatatttaacATTGCCAAAAGTTTAAATGTTACTGCAAACATAATCTAATTCATACAcaacacatatatttatttcatgaatttaatttgatttaaattgcTTTACTGCACAATGAAACTTATTTGCTGTCAACAAAAAACTAACTACCGTACTGCCAATTAAACTTACagcacatttacacaaatacTTGAATCCACTTTTGACAATTAGAATTCGCTGGGTATTTCACATGTGGGCCTTGTACGTACCGTCGAACACCGCCCTGCTGAACTGGGTGGTGGAGGCGAGCGGGAGGCAGGTGTAGTCGAACTTGTTGCCGTAGTTGCCGATGCTGACCTCGAACTGGACGGCGTCGTCCACGTCCTGGAGCAGCGTGGCCGAGTAAAACGCCACGAACAGCGAGTACTTCCTCTTCCGGAGGAACTTCTGCTcgacggaaggaaggaaggaaacaacaacaggtgGATGAGCAGATCTGTAATCTGTCCACACATCCACACGTTCATATCCTCTGCTCGTctcacctccaccaccagcaggtCGTCCGACGGGATGTCTTCGGTCTTCTGCTCCGGTTTGTCCACCAGCTTTGTGGTTACTTCGAGTAGAACTCGACCTCTGTAGGCGACGCCCTCCCCCTGAGCGCCGGGACAAGAGAGCAAGGCCTCGTTTACAGTTATTAAAGGTGTGatattcattaaaatgtcacattttgacACATCTGCCAACGTGGAGGACGCAGGGTTtaatgacctatactgcagccagccaccaggcgGCGATCAGGAGGTGTAGGCGTCACTCTTGGGGGCTGTCATGTCGaccatttttacatacagtatgtcctaCCTTGAAATCAAAGTGATGACTAATTGGATTTAAGGTCAAGTCACCTTTCCGAGGTTCAGCGCCTCGTGGGGGTCGTTGAAGGCGGTGAACTCTCTCTGGCTGCCGTACAGGTTGACGAAACACGGACCGAACGTCGGCAGGAATCCAAGGCTGTCATCGACTGTGGGACACAAAATGGACGGCGAGTTTTCATGAGTGACACGGCAGAATGTGGAATTGAGGAAAAGCTTgattgaaaaatgaagaaatgtttcAACCAACGACACAGGATCAGACACAGAGTCAACATTTCGGCAGAATTTAGCGATTGATAGGAATGGATTCAGGAGTTTGAAGAGGAAGAACTGAATCACACAAGATGAAAGAGGTGTAGagaggatggtgatgatggtggacGTACTGCCAGAGTGGACGGTCCGAGGAGTCAAGTCATCTGGATGCATAGAGAGGAAGGACGGTTttaaacacagagaggaacGAAACAGACGTCTTTGAACGCCACACAAAACCCAAACCGATGCTcgtggcaacacacacacaacacacgcaatcctgaaaactgaaaaatgtacaaaccaACAACACCACCGGTGTGAGCAGGAGGCATCTCATTTTTACAGCCATGGCTTCATGTGTTTAAAGTTTTATGCCAATTGATTTTTCAAAAGTGCAACATGAGGCATCACTTCTCGCcattctctccttctttgtGTTGGAGATTTAACTTCGGTCAGTGTGTTTTCCTTAAAGAAATCTGACCTTGTTCACCAAGGACAAGACTTTGTACAAGACAACCAAGAGTGTTCAGCGGACAAACATCGGGTTAGTCTCCATGCGTGTCATCGCAGACATGCTCTGTCAAACTGGGCATACGCTGCAATTTCAAAAAAGACGTAGTGATAGACACTGCACGCTCAGATCATCGAGCCACGACCTGACTGCTAGAACTGTTCGTACCAAAACCAGGAATGTTACCTACGTTAAGCCGTGCAGTCAAAGCCAGCAAACTCGACTGGTAACTCACCGTCTATCTCTCCTCCGGGGGCCGAGATCTTAGACATGCAGAGGTGGGTGGTGCCGATGATGTCGTTGTGACTGGCTCTGTCCCTGGGATAAGAAAAAAACCAGAGACCACATTGTATCAATCGTATTGATCGTGTGTGAAGTGGCCttatacaacaaaaacattatgtaGCATCTGGGATTCACCAGTCCAGGATTCTGATCCTCATCTTCTCGCACATGGAGGGAAACTGGGAAGGAAATAAGATAGCATTCACTGTAAGTATACAATCTTAGAAGCGTAAAAAAGTTgcataataatttaaattttgcgctgtggtgttgtgtgtcTCACTCTTATAGGCATCGCCAGACTCTGGTTCCACTGGGGATTTGCGTTCTTTTCCAGAATCTTAGTGCAGATCTGAAAAGGGAGAAATATCAATCCCATATCAATATGGCTAAATGATGTTCAGACCAAATGATCAAAGTCATATCACACACGCACTGTTTTGCCAGCAAAGTGGATCTCCACCAGCGGGTCCACCAAGTTCTTCCTGTTGCTATCGAACCCCAGAAAGTTCTTCATCCCGTCAATGAAGGCATCGTCCACTGCAAACAGGAAATACATGACCAATCCCTTCTTGTGAAAcgtaaatcattaaaaacataatgacGGGAGTCTCACTCTGTGGTAGGTCTTCAGCTCTGAAGATCCTCAGGGTGAACGTGGCTCCTCTCAGAGAAAGACCGGCCGGCCTCAGCAGGTTTCCCTCGATATCCTCTTTATCCTCCACACACTCACGCTTATCGGCCTGGAAGACGGATACAGATTAATACTATATAATAAACAGATGGAGGCAGTTTAGGTTAAAAGAATAGCTAATGCTACCAGGAATTTTAAaggtatttttaatttttgtttagAGGTATCATGTTGTGAATCTAAGTTttggaaattaataaataaataaatataggcTGAGTTTCTTTTCATCCAATCAGACTCACCGGTGGCTCGTCTCCAGCCGCCAAGACGAACAGGCTGACCTTCAGGTAGCCTTTGACCCCAGCGGAGAGGTCGTCGGGGTCGCACAACAGCAGCCATTTCCTCAAGAAGCAGTGTCCTAAAGAGAGTGGATCGACTCCAAATCAGATTTTACGTAAAAGTTTCGAACTAAACAGTGATAAACTGGAACCGAAAACTtgcctctggactctgaatccataattaatttttaaaaaattaacaaGAGGCAATAACTCATATGCAGAACTTATCACataatgcaaatgtaaaaatctCGTACAAATGTCGAGCGGATATAAACATATACTCACTGTGCTCGTTGTAGACGGTGCCTACGTCCAACTGTGAaaacaattttaacattttgattttcctttttttgtagttgtcaTTTGTAAAATGACGAAAATTCCGCCAGGATGGAAGTTTACCTTGAATTCACCGATGACAGCATCAGTTCTGAGAGAGCGCGAGTCACACACCTGTAGTGGTAGAAAGTACCGTAAGGGAATGATGATATTCTCCAACAGAAATATCACataattgaaacatttttactcaaaagaTATCGcgaaatgtaaataatgaagAATGGAATGAAAGGATTGAGAAGTTCAGACTCACTGTAATGAAGATTGGCTCATCAAACAGGTCTGATGGCATCTCAAAGAAGTTCAGGAAGAACGTCTGTCAACAgacccaaaaataaaatttctgtaacacacactgatTATTTTTGATAATGTTGAAATACTGGTCGGAGGATTTTAAGTGGTTCACCTCATCAAACACCGGGTTATTGCCTTTTCTGATGTGGGTCCTCTTTGTCCGCCCGGCTACTGTCACCTTGACAACGGGCTTGATGTTGATGCCCGGCAACTGTCGCGCCTCGATGACCCGCACACGAACCTGGACAGGAAGACATATGGGCGCGAGaacatgcattattattattatatcagcAAATGAAGCTTTCCAAGACAAGGCTCAGTAatttattagaaaataaaatctgcacGAGTCACTATGAACAGACCATTGACAATGTTTTCAACAGTCTACCTACCTGTAGGTCCTGTGGTTTGTTGGGCAGAGGTTTGTGCTGACTGCTGGctcccttccttcttttcctcagcCCTCCCTGGGTGTTGTAGGATGGTGGGGAACGTTTGGGTGTCTGGGCGGTGGGCGACTCCTTGCCCGTGGGCCCCTGGGTGCCTGTGATGACCATGGACCGTCCATCGTCAGTCCCCTGATCCTCTGCGGGCTCCAGCATAATCAtactctctgtgtcctcctcaccCAACGTGTCCAGAGAAATCACTGcatagacaggcagacaaaaacTTGTCCAAGAAGTCAAATTTACAACTATTTGGCAGACAAATCCGACAGAACTGAGATAAAAATTTGGTGCTACTGGGTTTGAATGACAGCGTAATACTTGTGACGGTGTCCAGCTCCACACTGGGGTTGCTATGGGGAAAAGCCTCAGGCTGGGAGGGAGGCTGGTACAGTGGAACCGATCCTGGAGGAGGGACGTAGGACACCTGAAGGGTCAGCGTGGCCTGATGGGGACAGAGTACACAAAAGGAATGAACCCAAGACCTCCCGCACCCAAATCGAGAATCATACCCATCGACCAATAAATCTCAgagatcaaaaaaataaataatccctTCTATCAAGAGTGTCCAGTCACTACAGAGTAGCACAGTGGGACCAGTAGAAGGTGTAAGCCTTCTGTAGTTTCCTCAAACAGGAGAAAATCATCTTAAGTAATATCCAGTAATGTTTCTGCAAACAAAGGTTTCAGGATCATGTTGGGTAGGACTCTCTATTTGCCTCATTCTACAGCGTGTAGAACAAATATTTGagagtattttgtgttttggtgaCTTGATTCTGTCTTGCGTCATTTGAACTGATGAATACCCCGTACGTCACGCACCTGCACATTGTACCTCCTgtaagacaaacacaaactcgTCATCTCCAACTGACTCTGTGCGAGACATCAATCAGGTCCGCTCCGACGCGGAGAGGAAGACTTTGTTTTCGCTTCAGGAAATGAGGATGGAAAACAGAACGCTATTTCATCTACTGCTGACGAAGACGACTAAAGATGTGGGACATGATTTGCGGGTGAGGACCAATTTGAGTTTCAGCTCTTATGAGGGCTTAAATATTccaaaaggataaaaaaaaaaagaaatagatgagaagcaagagagagagaggacgatgGAGACGGGGTGTGGGTGTAACTCTGCTCTGATTCAGGAATGTCTTCCTCTATTTTGAGATCCAGGCAGGAAACTCTGTGTGATTTATGATTTGTCATTCCTTCACGATACAATGAGGCCATAGATTAATATGTCTGCCCtttgtgttgtatgtgtgttgtatgtgtgtgtgtgagctcaccCCTGTGTTGTTTCTCTTGGTGTCCAGTAGGGAAATGGTGAAGGAGGCGGCCAAGCTGGGAGAGTGTATTACGTCTCTGAGAGCCAGCCGGCATTCCCCCAGGAACCTGAACAGAAAGTAAAGTCCAGTGGCCACAAGTATTGTGATGGACATTGAACATAACAAGTACAACATACCTCCTATTTTTACTGTAACACTTTGATGGTGTCTTCTGGATGGAATAAAGGCATCATAATACAACAAATTTTCTGAATTCATGCGCTCACACTCCCGCCGAGGTCACGCTCTGCTCTAAATGTGCCACGGGAATCAACCAATCATCTAACACATCGGTCGGTGAATGGGTGGAAACACCAATGAACAGACGCGCAGCAAAACCACAATGACAAAGGACGAGCTGATTCTTTCAAGTCTGCCCTCTTGCCCTCTGAAGGGGCACGAATAACATCTCGATGGAGCGGAGCGATCCAAAAATAACTGACCCCTGTCTGTGCCCCAAGTTTGTTCCGATCCGTCCGACAATGCCAACTTATCTCAGTTCCTGCACCGTGAGCGAACCCTCTGAGCTGTGTTTCTGATTGTCTGGATGAGAGAGGATGCAGGATTATGAACTAGGTTTGGACGCACGATCCTGTGGTTGGTTCACGATAAGATGTACGTTGATTGTGTAGTTTTCGAAAATGTATCtagacacagacactgatatTTAGTCTGCTGATGTCAACACATGACTGTCATATCTGGCTTTTTCGATtctttatggatttttttttggctcctgttttattttgaaaccatTTTCCAGGTGTGTGACGATGATTTTACTTCCTGCCCCAATGCGTTTCTCATCTTCTTTCTGACGTCATTTTATGAGCTCGGGAACATCACCGATGACGCGACTCAACGCATCCTTGGATTCATCTTTGAATCATAATTCTCGCAGGTATTTGGTCAGAAACCATAGTATAGGTAGATAAATGATACTGGGACTAAATGACCACCAATGTCAGTACGAGTCATtctctggggaacatgaatgtctgtactaaaatgcaaagaaagaaattcacttga
This region of Scophthalmus maximus strain ysfricsl-2021 chromosome 12, ASM2237912v1, whole genome shotgun sequence genomic DNA includes:
- the dysf gene encoding dysferlin isoform X10 — translated: MLRCVLQRANNLRHSHPLASVTFRGSKKKTKVVKNNPNPVWNEGFEWDLKGIPLVSGAELHCVVKDHEKMGRNRFLGECRLALRDVIHSPSLAASFTISLLDTKRNNTGATLTLQVSYVPPPGSVPLYQPPSQPEAFPHSNPSVELDTVTMISLDTLGEEDTESMIMLEPAEDQGTDDGRSMVITGTQGPTGKESPTAQTPKRSPPSYNTQGGLRKRRKGASSQHKPLPNKPQDLQVRVRVIEARQLPGINIKPVVKVTVAGRTKRTHIRKGNNPVFDETFFLNFFEMPSDLFDEPIFITVCDSRSLRTDAVIGEFKLDVGTVYNEHRHCFLRKWLLLCDPDDLSAGVKGYLKVSLFVLAAGDEPPADKRECVEDKEDIEGNLLRPAGLSLRGATFTLRIFRAEDLPQMDDAFIDGMKNFLGFDSNRKNLVDPLVEIHFAGKTICTKILEKNANPQWNQSLAMPIRFPSMCEKMRIRILDWDRASHNDIIGTTHLCMSKISAPGGEIDVDDSLGFLPTFGPCFVNLYGSQREFTAFNDPHEALNLGKGEGVAYRGRVLLEVTTKLVDKPEQKTEDIPSDDLLVVEKFLRKRKYSLFVAFYSATLLQDVDDAVQFEVSIGNYGNKFDYTCLPLASTTQFSRAVFDGCHYYYLPWGNVKPVVVVSSEWEDIRPRIEALNMLLEIIHRLEANLQRVQLEVKTGSDLEEVELRVMELLDQVIADCSEELPPLDQWQCTTPLDRSLRHVRTLHLQQISEAALALKDGEATELSTVLEQAEDWANRLRTMAEEPQNSLPDIVIWMLQGDRRVAYHRIPAHTVLFSQEHCGKHCGQLQTVFLKCPQGSGGEAKLPGQLRVKVWFGLAADVKHFNQYAEGKLSVFTETYENQTRLALVGSWGTTGLTYPKFSDVTGRVKLPKESFKPSPGWSWDGDWFISPEKTLLYDVDAGHMTFTEEVFENQMRLPGGQWIGMPEGYTDVNGEKAVPKDEVDCPPGWTWEEVEWSEDLNRAVDDQGWEYGIPIPPDRRPKSWVPAEKMYHTNRRRRWIRMRRRDQQKMDALRKQRPDEAEREGWEYASLFGWKFHLKPRKTDSFRRRRWRCRMVPLEKTGPAAIFALECSLSSIEDKSDDRSVTTTFGVNRPTISCFFDCGTRYHLRCYLYQARDLLALDKDSFSDPYAVVSFLHQSQRTVTVRNTLNPTWDQTLIIYELEIFGDPEATMANPPNVVVELYDEDTYGVDEFMGRCVCQPTLTPSPRLAWFPIRQGNRNAGELLAAFELIRREKPTVHHIPGQEGDVTTSTHVFDELMFSGFLSENLQQWPEESDLPYPPPQREPNVFMVPQGIKPVLQRTAIEILAWGVRNLKSFQLAGVTSPSLQVECGGTMIQSCVIRSVKKKPNFDVNTLVLDVRLPREALYMPPIVIKVIDNRQFGRKPVVGQCTIRSLEEFRCSPEEERVAMEEDGEQEGGEGGWRRETPRFTSGDVFVDMDDEEPLVQDQFADGASSAIINLSASSSSLHEEDFMDWWSKFYASTGEMNKCGTYVERGFDTLKVFEREIEKVEGLEGLSDFCQTFKLYRGKTQDQGEDPSVVGEFKGMFKIYPLPDDPSAPAPPRQFRKLPPNGLEECLVRVYVIQARGLQPKDANGKCDPYVKISLGKKTISDHENYVPCTLDPVFGKMFELSCSLPVEKDLRVMLYDHDVLTRDEKIGETVIDLENRFLSRHGATCGLPRSYCVSGVNQWRDQLTPRQLLGRVCERRNLPKPVYQDDVVHFRGCRYTAADLDDKSESKRHLGPLKERLSLHILRKLGLVPEHVETRCLFSPLQPDFEQGRLMMWVDLFPKSLGPAGPPFNVTPRKPKRFFLRCIIWNTSDVILDDVSVTGERMSDIYVKGWLDGHEHNKQKTDVHYRSLGGEGNFNYRFLFPFSYLPAEQVCVVERKEHFWSVDKAETKLAPKLTVQIWDNDRFSFDDYLGHLVMDLNHMLRPAKSPGTCDLQLLQQSADALVSLFEQKTVKGWWPCTCEVNGQKIIAGKVEMSLEIVTEPEQEERPAGLGRDEPNMNPHLEEPQRPETSFLWFSSPFKTLKFILWRRFKWFIVLFVLLFLLFLFFGVFLYSFPNYVAMKMVGPFGPAKAAQ